TCAAGTGGATAAGGTTGGCTTAGTTGGAAAGAAACCGTGCTGCTCATCTTCTAAGATCAATGATAGTTCAGGCGGAGGTGTGCTTCGTTATGCTCTTCACCTACGTTTTCTGTGCCCCTCCTCCAAGAAATCCTCGAAATCAATGTTACGGTGCAAATCTGATCCATCATCAGCGCCATACAACAGTAATACAGTGGCCGAGGAAGAGCGTAGATTCTATCTCTACAACGATCTTAGAGTTGTATTTCCTCAAAGGCACTCAGATTCAGATGAAGGCGAGGTATGCAAACCGATCTTGGCATTTTCCACTTCTTTCCATCACCAGTCTGAAACCAGGTTGATTTACAGTATAGTTGGTTGCATAAAATGCACATACTTTGTTTATTGTTCTGTTGAATCCATAGATTTTAACACGACAGGTTTCATCTTTGTTGCAGCTGCGAGTGGAGCATGACTTTCCCGCTGATCCAAAGTACTTCGACATAAGCAACTGATGTTTACCTGTGCTCTGATCTCTCTTGTATAGCTTGCGCTCCTGCGCATAAAATGAATCTGTAAATATTTTACCATGACTAACTCGGTCACCAGCCGTTTCATCTTTCGCCAGCAAACTGTACAGGTTTAATCTTACAATAAAGTGCATGTCCTCAAATATTCCATCTATATGCGTTTTTCCTCCTGATTTTGAAACCGTTGGAGGCTGTGCAATCATGTTTCTGAACAGCAACCGTGAGAATTCAGGCTTGTGGTCACATAGTTTCATGATCATCTGGCAGCTGAAATGATGAAGTGTTCAGAAATTTTATTATCATAGTTTCATGATCATCTGGCAGCTGAAATGCTGAAGTGTTTAGAAATTATGTGACGCAATTGGCAGAATTCGGGCCTGAATCTCTTCCTTTTTCCTGGAATGCTTGTATGGGCCTGAATCCGCTGGAGGCAGCGCGGCGCTGGTGCTGTTGGTGGTGGCCCCGAACGTACGTGCccatgtttgtttcaggtagTATGGGCCATTTCCGCTATGGTGAAGTTACATTTGGACCATGTCAGCGTTctcttttggaaaaaaaaaatctttttaCCTCTTCGAACTTAGATGAATCCGAATTTCCTCCATAAATAATAAAACCGTCCATCTAGATTTTTTGAACTTACAATATCGGACAAATAACCTTTCTAATTGGTTTCTTTCAGTGTATTTTCACCTTTTCTTTTATATGTATTTTTGGCtgaatttttaaaaaataatagtaaatcaaaaaattataaaatgaaaaaTCTAATTTTATTGAACTTCTAATATTATATGATATAATGTAGTAAAAATATTTAGTTATATATTTAGATATATACTTTCTATCTGGGGAGGAAATCCAGATTCGGCCTAAAATTCAGGAAGGTAAAAAAGTATTTTTTTGCTTTTCACTTTTGCGGTACGTGGGGCAGTCTCCGGAAGCCCATGTTATGGGCCGCGTAATGACGGTTTGCAGGTTTTGGTGGGCCGTGACGCAAATTGGGTGCGCCATGACATACTACTTCCGTAttccctttttccttagcaAATGAGACATCTCTCACAATTTTCCCGAGAAAAAGGCAAACATTTTCGAAGAGAGTCCCACACTCTGAAGCATGATCTGTTTGATCTGCATACACACTTATCGTGTACATGGCGGAGATGGGTGTACGCACGAGACAGGTAGAGTCCGACAACGTTCTCAAGGGCATTCCGTTCTTTAAACCCTTTCATCTTACAGATAGAGCACGTCTACTTATCGTGTACTAATAAAGTGCCCGAGGCTCCGACATAGCTGCGCTGCGCTGCTGTTCGCGATCGCCGCCGGATCAGATAGacagaggagagaggagggcaGCCGGCGGCTACGATGACGATCGAGCGGCTGGAgtcgcaggcggcggcggtgacggtGGAGACGACGATGAAGACCGCCTCCGCTGCCGACGTGAGAACCAGCGCGGCGCTCCGGCTGCTGGCCTTGGCGGCGTCGCTCGCCGCCGCGGTGGTCGTGGCCACCAACCGGCAGGACCGCTGGGGCATCACCGTCACCTTCAGGATGTTCGCCGTCTGGGAGTACGTATATACATCTATCTATCCATCTATAACATCCATCAACACGCACATCATCAGCGTCGTTCGGATCTAGCTAGCTATTAGCTCGCCGGCGACCGCTTTGTGGTCTCTCGGCCGCCGactgaccggccggccggcgatcTGCAACGCGAAAACTTGCAGGGCGTTCGCGGCCGTCAGCCTCGCCTGCGCCGCCTACTCGGCGGTCACGGCGGTCTTCGTGAAGAGGCTCGTCAGCAAGCACTGGCTGCACCACGCCGACCAGCTCGCGGTGAACCTGCAGGCGGCGTCGACGGCCGGCGCCGGGGCGATAGGGTCGGTGGCCATGTGGGGGAACCAGCCCAGCGGGTGGTTCGCCGTGTGCCGCCTCTACCGCCTCTACTGCGACAAGGGCGCCGTCTCCCTCGCGCTGGCGTTCGTCTCCTTCGTCgccctcggcgccgccgccacgctcTCCCGCTTCCCGGCCAGGCCGCCACCTCCACCACCGGCCTCCAGATAGAGAATGCAATTACTTCTCTTGGTTGCAAGATGCAACTCACTCTTCATATATGTTTGCTAGTCTAATTTGCTTTTTACAAACTAGAATTGTATAGATGTCTTTACTAGGATATTAAATGTGGTTAACACAATAATTAGGGGTTCATCATGATGGTAGAAACAAAACGGGTATGAAACACATCACTGCAAACCCATATGAGCTAGTAAAACCACATGGTGAACAAGTACCGTGAGCTACCTATTTCTGTTCTGATGCAGCAGCAGAAGGGGTGTCGTTTCTTACATGTTACATCTTACAAGCATACCGTGCAGTCTCTGGCGTTGACTGACCAATGACCACGATTGCTCCAACGCAAAATTTGGCTCGGCTGCGTGGCGACGATCCAGCGATAGCATCGTGCATAGGTGTAGCGCACCGTACAACCACCTTCGGATGTAAGTAGCTCCATACTACTACACGCAACGCACCGAGCTCAATCTTCACAGGCCCTTGGCTCATCCGCCATTGACGGCATTCAGTGGTTCGGTCGACTTGACGAACCGCCCTTTCACCCGCTTCCTCGTGTCCGCCCTCAGCTTCCTCGATTCGTAGCGGATGTGCTTCTCATACCTAAGAAGGATAATGGATAGAGCTGTGAGTAAACTGTAGCTGCCTCCTAATAACGCAGAAGAAGTTGCtgtcagcagcaggcaggaaaGGGCCAAGGTCAGCTTTCATCGATACATGCCTGCGATTCTTCCTCTTCTCCCTGTACCGCTGCATCGCGCTGTCCCTGTTCTGTGCAAGCGTCTCGCTGTCGATCCTCATGGCAGCAGGCCTATCAGCTGCAGCGGGGGAGACGGTTTGATCCCCGAAGGAGATCTCCCTTGTGAGTGCTGGTCCTGAAGTGGGCACATGGTTCCCAGAGGTTGTCGGTCCGTCAATTGTCGAGGCGCAAGAGCTCACCTTCCGTTTGTTGCTCCCAGTGCTCACCTGAGAACAAGAAAGAAAATTCAGATACATATCAGCAGCTTGGCAATGCTGAAAGTTTTACTGCGTAGCCATATATAGCCATAGAGACTTGGTACTTCTCTACAACGATGCTAAACCAAGAACACGTGGTGGGGCATTCTATAGGGATTTTTTGGCGGTGACAAAATCGGCCTTTAATGTTTCATAAAGAAACAAGATGCCTCCCATGACATGTGGACCAGAGGGGGACACAACAAGGATATGGATGGTGGCCCATAACTATCCTGGTGACTGAAAACAGCTCGGCATGTTCATACCATATGGGACCACTGAGCCCACTTTTTCATGAATAGCCCTTTACAAGATAAGATCTATATCTAATTATGCACATGACTGCCTGAACACATTCAACAGTAAGTAGCGCATCAACATCAGCAAAAGCTCGGTTATGAAGTCAATTGAAGCAGTAAGTGGTGCATCAAGCAATCAAACATGTGCAATATGTTGTGTCCTGTACACATAAACTTGTTTTTTAGAAGCTTGGTGAGTTCTTCAAACAGCTGATTTTCAGTACATCTTGAAGCTTGATCAACAAGTTTATTTTCCCAAACAAAAATATCCTCAACTCAACCCGTAGGATTTTATCATAGAAGCTAGCTAACAGTTTCTTGAGAGGGGCAAAGTCATGGTACAAATTAGAGGATGATGCTCATCTATAAGAATGACATATTTTaatcagaaaaatatgtttCCTTTGACTTGGCTCCTCTGCATTTAGGGCTATAACGATATGaagaaaagtaaaaaaaaaaactgcaTTCAGTATGAGATAAGTTACGCCTTCACATCCATGATCAATAATAATTTATTTCTATCACATGGCCTACATGAGAAGAATACATAGTTGACACTGTTACTAAGGGAACATGCCACATGTGCTGGATAGGCACAGCTGCACACCAAGCATCCTTTAACGTATGGAAAAAGGGGAAGAAGACTTACATTTTTCGATGACAACTGACAGATATTAGAGGACATGATATCTTCGGCAGTTGAGCAGTATCTTGAGTCATAAATATCTTCCAGATCTTTCGTTGTCCCTGAAGAAATTTCCTTGAGCATGTCACTATAACTCTTAATCATAAAGCCTCCATGGTTCGAACCAAATCCAACTTCAATAGCAGACTTCTCATCGTGATCCCTGGACCTTCCTAAATTGAAGTCCCATATCTGGCATGCAAATAACAAGCAATGAACTGCCTTGCATAACTTGGCAATAAACACACTCAAACATGAAGTTCGAACTAAAGTTGAGGATTCTGGAGCATCGGTAGTGTGAGGGTGTAACTTGTTGACAATGAAACGTGCAATCAGAAGTTCAAACAATTATTATTGCCACTGGTGCACGTTTGAACAGATTTACGTGAAAAGTATGATTCATACCATATCTGAAAAGTCAAATACAGTCTGAAATTCTGAATAATAGTCAGTGGTGTGCGAACTGAGAAATCACATTCAACGCACTTTTCCACATCACGATAGCAACGCCTCTTGAGAAAAGTATGTCTAATTTCCATCCTTTCTAAAGGAAATGCATCTTTCTTCACCAGCTCAATTTGTGTATTAAATGTCACTAAAACAACTTGTCCGTGAACCTTTATCCCAACTACAAGCTCTATGTGAAAAAACTGAATCATAAATGGTGAAAGCGTTCTGAAGATCAAATTTATCTCTGGTTCTCTACTGAAAGCTACTGTGATCATCCTGTTTTCCTGGCTGACAAAACCTAGGAAACTAAAGGAAGAGCCATGACAAGTTCAGAGCCACAGATTACTACCTGGAGATGTCTAAAAGGCACAGACCTGTAAAATAACAGACCGGATGAAACTAGAAATATAAAGATTCGTGTAAAACTAATTGTTTCCATCTACCAACTGGTACCAGAGATCTTGACCGCATTACTCAATCTAGTTGATATGCATAACGGACTACAAACTGCAGCCAAGTTGATTTCTATTGTTAGCTTTGTACATTAAGACCCTAATATTTCTCATTACCGTGTCATCTTAACTTGTGTGAGGCCACTGAATTTACAGCTCAACTTCACAACACAACCAATAGATTTCTGATTAGGATAAAGCGTTAGCAATACAATCACCATGCAGATTGAACGGAAATAGTAGAGGTTACTACTGTCgccatttttttttcctttttcactTGATGGGAACTTCACCTGTGTGGGCGGCACTGAGGGCGCTGCGCAATCCCATAGCAGTTGCTCGTCGTCGTCAGCCATCCTGCCGCTGCCGCCAATGAGCTCAGTGGAGCTGGCCGACGCCATCATGAGCAGGGACGTGTACGGCAAGGGCACCTCCTGAACGGCCGCAGGCGGAGGGTGCGGAGGCAGCGTGGGGGGCGCCGCCATCTTGCCCGGCAGGCGGCCGCTGGAGGCCGCGGAGTTCCGGCGCGGCGTGCGGGGGCTCAGATCCGAGTGCGGCTGGTGCGGGTGCGAGGAGGTGTCGGCCTCGCGCCGCGCCATCTCGGCGAGCTGGTCGCACAGCGCCTCCCCCTTGAGCcggcgggcgccggcggcggccacctCCGGCGGGTCGCACGGCACGTAGAGGTCGCGCAGGTCCGGATCGGCCCCCAGCATGGAGTAGTCGAGCACCGAGAAGAAGGCGtcgtcctccgcctccgcctcggcgtCGCCCTCGCCGCacccgcctcccgcgccgcggAGGTCGAGCCCCCACGACGCGGCGAGCTCGGCCGCCGAGGGGCAGCCAGAGAACCCCTCGACCGCCACGCCGTCGCCGCGGCCCTCGCGGCAGTCCGCGCACAGGAACGCCGCCTCgcccccggcccccgccgcAGCGGCgacgcgcgcggcggccggtcgCGCCGCGCACCCCGCGCAGAGCGGCGCCCGCACGTGCTTCCGCGAGAGCGCGTTGGCGGCGTGCACGTGGCGGTCGCACGCCACGCAGAGCCGCGCCGCGTCCGCGCGGCagtgcagcgccgccgccgcctccccgcaGTAGTCGCACGGCCACTGCTGCCTGCCCCCACCCCCTgccccgcctcctcctccggctcccCCGGCGCCGCTCTTCATCTCCCGCGCCGCCACCAACCCGAACGCAACGCACCCAAATGAGCCAACCCCTCGCGCACGTGAACCACGAGCCCGCCTCAAGCGAGCCAGCAACTGGGGACCAGCCGAGCCGACGCCGGATAAAATGGCTGGCCTGGCGAGAAGACGAGGAGAGGGGAACCAAGGGAAGGAAGGTTTGCGTCGCTCGCGACTTCGCTTGCGCCCTTGCCGGTGCCCGCGCGCGACGCAATAAGCACGGGCAAGTGGGAGGGAGCGCGGGGACGGAAGAGGAGGCGGCCGAGATCCGCCACGCGGCGCCGAACAGCGCACAGCTCCGCGCCTCCCCACGCGTCCACGCCGCGGGCGCGGTGAGGTGGCCCTGCCGCTGGGCCTCGCCGAGCTGGCAAGGCGCGACCGGGGCCGCCGTCGCTGACGCGGTGGGCCACGGTTCGTACAAGGCTTCGTGGTGAGGGCCCACGGCGGCATCATGGGCACCTCCAGCTTGGGCCGAGCGGGTGATCCATCAACGTGGTTAATCTCCTCTTGCTCTGAGAGACTGAAATGGCAGCAGCTATGCAGTGTCAAATTTGACCCAAGATACTGGTCATTTGTCACGACTCGTGCAGGGCATCAAGGATGGGCAAGTGATCTGTGCACATGACACGTGAGGTTAGACGAGGGCAATAATGCAAATGCAAAAGGATCAAGTCATCAGCTTTCAACTGTTGATCGCTTTCGCCAGCAAGGTGCTTTTGGTGCCGGCATGATTTCACTTTGCTTTTAAACACGTGACAAAGATTTCTAAGAAAAAGCTCCGACAAAGTTGGATGGCGCTGTCTTATTATTTTCTTTTCACCGAAAGGGGATGGTTTCAAATTTGTGAAAAGAAgattacacagaaacatcctatgAAAAAAGATATATAATACAAGTCAATATAGGTGAGGGTTTTGTCCTTCGTTTCTTTGTGTAAgaataaaattttaaaatttagTAGTTTATATACCGGTACAAAACCCTTGACCTCGTTTTAGAGAAAAGCTTATCTAGAGACATAAATGTTAGTAAATTTTTGTAGAAATTtagttaaatttaaaattatttgactTCTTGGTAGCGAGAGTTGTATTTTTTTAGAATGAAGAAGTATCTTCCAGGAGCGCACCTTTCTGATTATGTGCAACTAACAGATCCTAGCATACGCCGATACTAAGCTGCAGCTAACAAACCATAGACGGTCAGCCTATCATTGAATCTGTAAAGATTACTGCACTCTGCAACTACGGGCACCACGTGGATCGTGCTGACCTGGCACGTGCCCTCTCGAAGCATCTGGACTCGCGTCCGTACACCATCTTTCTAACCATATCTTTTAAACACATCGGGACAGCGACGACGACAATACAATAGTACATCTATATCTCCCCTAAAGATTGACACAATCAAGCTATTAATTATAAACTAATCCAGCACCCTCAAAAGCTTAAGAAACACTGGCATTCATCCTCTAATTCCACCATTAATACAACTCCAATCTCATTTGCTCGGCACTTGTAATTTTATATAGGTCATTGCGAGTGGGTCCATGAAAATTGTTGTGGTCCCATTGGCGGGTAAAATAGTATTCTTAGGGGCGGGCGCATCCGCCTCTGAAAATCAAATTTTAGAGACGGATCAAAGCACCACCCACCTCAAGAAATCGATTTGTAGGGACAGGTTAGGACATGACCCGCCCCTGCAAATTAATATCTAGAATATAGAAAAACTCAAAAATAGAaaaattaaaaagaaaaaaaatccccGCCAAccatccaccaccaccacccctctAATACCGAGGTATAATTTTTTGacgaaatatgcacacttgcgTAATCTGAGGTTCGAACCGCTTACCCTCCTCTCCACCACATTATATAGTCACTgtgctattcttttatattagcTCTGAAATTGATTTTTAGAGACGGATTATGCCATCATCCGTATATAGAAATAGGGGCAggtgacgccaccacccgcccctaaaaatatttttctattttattccaaaaatttatttaaatatttacatatagcaaaacaaataaaaaaggtGAAACTTTTTACattatggttattgtgaactatagataaaaaTATACCATGTATATTTTATCATATATAAATATTAAGATTGTGGAAAGCTgaaagtatgacttgagttgtatgagatactatataCTCATAGCCATATGAGAATTTATAATAACTTTTTAAACTATTAAATAATTTTAAATAAAAAGTTACCAACTACAAAGTTTTAGATCTTATCaacctctacaattttgatataaagttcaACTTCATCCAAGATCATATGAAAAAATTGTGAATTTTTTTTGCGTGTAACCATCTGTAGAGgcaggtgacgccatcacccgtccCTGAAAATGATGGCATTTCTAgaggcgggtgacgccatcacccgcctctaaaaatatttttctagagACGGGTCGGTTGCTACGGTAACAACGCTCTATTTGTAGGAGCCGGTTACCTTTTGATCCGGCTCTAGAAAAAATAAGATGCTGCTACAAATCACTTTTGTAGTAGTGCCTAGAAGCAAGCAAGAAATTTAAAGGCGTTTTATCCTATACTTGGAGACCAAACTTGCAAATAAGTTTACAATCTTACACTGTACTCTATGTACAAACTATCAGGCAAGCTGAGGACAGATGCATATGCCCTCATGTGAGTTGGGCCCCACCGAGACCCCATGCTATACGtaaacaagaaaaaaaatgctaTGATGCTCCTCCGAATTGAGGTCACCCGTGACGTAACACCACGGTTGCACGCGAAGCTGAATAAACAAACCCCTATAATTGTCCGGACGTTGGAACCGGGCGCTCTGACACGTACGCCGTTTTAGCTGGATTTAGCAAGTGGCGGTTAGATTCGACTAACCCTTGCCTGTCCTGGCTGGGCGAGTGGGGGGCCATCGCCATGATTAGACTGGGGGAGTATAGTATTAGGATTAGCTGCCTCTTTTAGTTAATTGGTTTACAAAGATGCCGTGACAGTTAGTTGCGGCCGAGTCCGGAAGCGTCTACGGATCCGAGTATTCTAGTGCCTCAATCTTACCAGAAATAAAGCCCCCTTGTCGGCTGCCGGCTACGCTTTTAGTATGCTCCAGCTGACGGAGATTACTAGATTAGTGGGGGTttagggagagggagagggagagagaggatgGAGCGACAGAGAAAGGAGTGGTGGTTTTTTTTTCGAGGGGTTGATGAGTGCGTGCATGGGCCCGTACTTGGGATTGGGCCTGATTCAGGTATGGGCCCGCACTTGGGCTGGACATTTTTGACCAGTGTGAATGCTCTCTCCGGCTGCGTGCTGGCTCTTCTTGTTGGCGCGGAGTGAGGGAGAAATAATGTCAAATCTGATGCAACCAATGAGAAATGCGATAACGGTGAGAAGACGGATACATTCGAGTCGCCCGATACTTTGCAAGCCGCAATTCTGATCCGGAAATATCTCTTCTCTTCTGAATTCtgatctgctgctgctgctacataTCCAGACCGATCGAGAAACTAGCTAGCCCtaggtttctgaactttggATGTTCAACTGTATCTCAGCTCAGCAATCGCAACGTCCTCTGCTGTTTCTATGCACTATTAACCATGCATGCTGGTGGTTTAATGAATTAATTCCAGACCCTTCACAAATTAAACACATTAAAACAAAGAAGCGAAGGGAATGAAACAAATGAAAAAAGTAGCAGGGAACAATAATATACATTTTTCTTTTCCAGAAAAGATAAGTATTCCGTCGAACACGAAAAGGCTTGAGAAGATGCATGCATATGCATGGACACGCTCCAACGGAGCCGCAAAGCGGTAGATGAAGATAATGATGTAGGCGCCAGTGCATTCCAACGGATATGCATGCAAGAATAATGCAGACAATAATGCGAGCGAAAAAAATGAAGAAAATGGCAGCTACTCATAGCTTAGCATTTTattcatgcatgcatgctggGCGCCCAGAACTTTGAGGCTTTCACTTTGAGTAGATGCATGCGTGTATGTATGTACTTGTCTGGAATGGTAGCTCAGGCTTGCTGCGGCTGGCATCTTCTTTAATTTGCAGGTCAGCAACCAACGGCCGGCTGTGCATAGGCGAGACCTAGCTTAGCTAGAAGATGTGACCAATCAGAAGTTCTTCAGATGGAACAGACTTCTGCACTACGTGCGAGAACCGTTAGGGCTCAGTTCTATCACGGCTGGAGGAGGAAAGCACACTGCAGATATATATATGCTGGCAAAAGGGAATAATTTAACACTTCGACTTTCAGAGGAATATAATTAATAGCTAATTTTCTACCAGAAGAAAATTGCATAATATGATCTAGATAAATAGCTGGCAAAATGTCAACAAGTTTAAACTTTGTAATGTATGTGTGCCTTAATAAAAGAAATGAAGATCGAGAAGCAAGCTAATCTAGATAGTACCTTAGCCCACATGGGCCAAACTTTTGTGCATCTAATTATGCTTAGCCTCTCAATAAAGAATATTAACGAGATGTACTACTGTTATTTTCTTGAAGTCATGGATGAATTCTGAGAACAGAATATTATCTACATTAAGGCACATGCATGCAAATATTTTGTTCCAGCATATATACTCCGTTCTCAAATAAATTTCATTTTAATAAAGGAATCTGTACAGACATACTTTAAAGATAAACTATTTTTATTCTCTCAAAATCATTCAGATTTTTGACACACAGAAAATTTATTACTGCCATATTGGCCATAAAAATGTTTTTGAGTAAACACACTTTGTAAGAGTTgccaacatatatatatatatacatatatatatatatatagaaattATACTCtacaacccataggatatataggTAGTATCTAGCCTAATGAATACAGGCTACAAAAGTACTATACATTCAAATTTGATCTTCTATCAGGGCCAGTAATGGCCGGGGTATGGAGGGCCACTGATGGCCAAGATATCGATATATAACCAATAACAATGACTCAATTTGTATGGTGTGAGTGCGTGCCTGTGTCAGATTTGTACTAAAAAATAACCCCGAACTTTCAG
The Panicum hallii strain FIL2 chromosome 6, PHallii_v3.1, whole genome shotgun sequence genome window above contains:
- the LOC112896559 gene encoding CASP-like protein UU-1 produces the protein MTIERLESQAAAVTVETTMKTASAADVRTSAALRLLALAASLAAAVVVATNRQDRWGITVTFRMFAVWEAFAAVSLACAAYSAVTAVFVKRLVSKHWLHHADQLAVNLQAASTAGAGAIGSVAMWGNQPSGWFAVCRLYRLYCDKGAVSLALAFVSFVALGAAATLSRFPARPPPPPPASR
- the LOC112896557 gene encoding zinc finger protein CONSTANS-LIKE 14, whose product is MKSGAGGAGGGGGAGGGGRQQWPCDYCGEAAAALHCRADAARLCVACDRHVHAANALSRKHVRAPLCAGCAARPAAARVAAAAGAGGEAAFLCADCREGRGDGVAVEGFSGCPSAAELAASWGLDLRGAGGGCGEGDAEAEAEDDAFFSVLDYSMLGADPDLRDLYVPCDPPEVAAAGARRLKGEALCDQLAEMARREADTSSHPHQPHSDLSPRTPRRNSAASSGRLPGKMAAPPTLPPHPPPAAVQEVPLPYTSLLMMASASSTELIGGSGRMADDDEQLLWDCAAPSVPPTQIWDFNLGRSRDHDEKSAIEVGFGSNHGGFMIKSYSDMLKEISSGTTKDLEDIYDSRYCSTAEDIMSSNICQLSSKNVSTGSNKRKVSSCASTIDGPTTSGNHVPTSGPALTREISFGDQTVSPAAADRPAAMRIDSETLAQNRDSAMQRYREKRKNRRYEKHIRYESRKLRADTRKRVKGRFVKSTEPLNAVNGG